From Aegilops tauschii subsp. strangulata cultivar AL8/78 chromosome 5, Aet v6.0, whole genome shotgun sequence:
ACGCGGAATCACTCTCCAGCCCTTGATGGAACCTTTGAAGTTTAGGACGTGCTCCTCTGCCTTCTCGAActcctcttggatgctcatcatcgCGGCCTTCTCATCGTCCGAATCCGACGACGCGATTAACTCGTTGAATATGAATTCGTGAAGATCATCATTTCCATAGCCATCATTCCAGGTGGAGCCCTGAGTTGGGAATGGCGACGTAGCACCGTTACTAGCGGAAGTCAGATGGCGGCAGTGCGGAGGAGGGCGAACAGAGAATAGAAGAGTGTGGCTCGGGCAAGGAGAGGGTAGGTGGATTTGACCGAACTGGCATGAGACCTATCTGTCAGTCCAACGTGGCGGGCGTGCCCGGGAGGCTGGTTGGGTGCCGTTTTTGCGTCCGGATGTTTGGGCAGGTGCGGGaggtccggttgtagatgctccaAGACTTTATTATGTCAGTCAGTGCTATATTAATGAGATTTTACATAGAAATTCATGAAGAAAAAACACAATATtattttttttcctcttttttcacATGTTATGTACTTGACTTAAGACTTGGTAAGTCTCAGTGAACTGAAACCTAGCGCATACGTACTTACGCTGCAGGGTCCGGCCGGACGGGGAGGTCATACGTACGCCGGCCGGCCGGCCTTGGTTGGACTGGGAGGCAGGGTTTGTTTTGACTGTGTGTGCAGTGCAGGACTGGACCATGCAACGGCCAGAGCACAGCGCGCGTACGTTGCACCGTGCCGGGCGTGAGGTGAGACGCGCCGTCTTCCACCACGGCGGCGCGCGCCGAAACGTAAGCACATCAGGATAGGCCGGCCGGTCGGTGTCGCGCACGCTCCCTGGCCGTTGCGCGGCCGCGACGGCGGGTTCATTTCGGCGGTTTCCCGATCCCCCCGCCGCCACTCACAGTGTGTGCTAGCTAGCTGGTCCTGGGCGGGGACCCCGGCGCGTACATTTCGTTACGCCTGGAATCTTTCTGTTCGGCGTCGCCGTATCACATCGGTCGTGCGTTCGGGGATGCCTGTGCCTGCCCGCTCCGCCGTGTTGTGTTGCACCAGCAGGTGAACACGGCTAGGGTGCGGCCATTTTCAGCCCCTCGTACTACCTGCACAGGTTCAGTGAAACAGAAGCTCGTGCATGCAGAGAGCTGACGCCTCTAGTTTCAGCAGATTTCTTGGATGGATCCCCCTTTCAGAGTTTCAGTGGTTATTCTACAACTGGGTTCTCATTCTTGAGAACTGGAGACGAGTGTACGACCATCAGCGTACCAGTTAAGCAGCAACACGACCCGCCCTGGGGACAGATACCATGAAGAAATCACCAGATCAAAACTGCTCGACAGCCACATCTTTTCTCGACATCGGTTGATTCCATCATCAATCAAATGCACAAAATCCAGTGAAACGAGATGCGAGGGAACCACGCCGCAAAGATGTGCGCCTGAAGCGTCCGTCAGTTATACTTTGCTACTTCAACACTTGTCAACAACTCACTTCTTCCTCTCGGCGGTTCCAGCAGCTCTGCGATTTTGGGGTGAAAATTTGTATAATTGGCCAGGGTCATGCCTCAGCGCATCCGGCAAGAGTAAGTAAATGTCCAACATAAAAGCCTCTGCACTGCATATTCACTGCTATAAGTTGCCTGAACCTCTCATCAAGATATTCACTACTATGAGTTGCCTGAACCTCTCATCAAGATATTCAATCCAGATTTTCAGATTTAGCTTAACGATTTGTCCATGCCCTTCCCCACACACGAGGTCCCTCTCCGGATGGTTAAGATAGCACCATCAACGTGTCGCAAGCAGTGTAGTGGCTGGCTCTTATCGTGGACAAGCAGATCTAGTAGAAAGCGACGATAACTATGTGCGCTCATGTCATCCTTTGAGATGATGTAATGTCAGGCACCAACATATCCCACGGTGGACATGTTACATGAGCTAAGCATCCATATGTGGTGAAATGGATGATACCAGTGGACGGTAGCTGGACAGGAAACCTCTTTATGGTCCTCAATTATTTGTTCACAGGATTAAGCAGCGACAGGAACGATGGCGTTGCATATATATTTCTGGGAATTTCAGACGAAAGAATCATGAATTCTATGTTTACAGTCATGGATTAAACTCTAAAGATAGCTGGTTGTTATTTGGGTTGGGTAAGTTTTTACACAGTTGCATCTATATCTGTATGGTCGGGCAACTTAAAGTCGGCCAAATAAAAAAACTAAGCAGCAGAATCGCCACCAAATACAAAgctagaaatcaagaaatagatAATACCGTACGTACAAATGAGTTACACTAACATTAGGTAGCATACTTCCTCCAGAAGAAATAAAATTCTAACTAGCATAATGGCAATAATGACATATATGAGCACATGGTTCAATTCAAAGATAAGCCTTACGGATATAGATGTCCATACAGTAATGTTATTGCTAAAGGAGTATGCCGAAGGTGGATCGTAATCAACTGGGAGCAACTTTTAGATGATTGGCTAGAGTCACAACACGCTTTGATGGCTAAACTTTATGTCCGTCAGATAAAAGTGAGTCGTCTTTAGAAGTTGGCAACATCTCTGCTGCCGGAACAAAAGATAGAAACGTACCTCATCTTCCTAAGAACACCAGACATCTCCTCACGCTTCTTCTTGGCTCTCTTGTGTGTGCCTAGCTTTCTCTTGGCTACCTTGAGTGCAGGTTTATCTTTTCCAACCTTCAGAATCTCGGTGACACGCTTCTCATATGGTGCAAATCCAGCAACTTCCGTGATCATGTTCCGAATAAAAAGGACCCTCTTGGTAATTTTCTGAAATAAGAAAGCTACCACTTTTGGAATGTTACTAAGCTGTCGTTCTCAATAATCTCATCACAGAATT
This genomic window contains:
- the LOC109783400 gene encoding large ribosomal subunit protein eL36x-like isoform X2, with product MPPALLKTGLFMGINKGHVVTKLELPPRPSDRKGMSILLPESDQFLCSSCFLLYIRRVKIETQKITKRVLFIRNMITEVAGFAPYEKRVTEILKVGKDKPALKVAKRKLGTHKRAKKKREEMSGVLRKMRAAGTAERKK
- the LOC109783400 gene encoding large ribosomal subunit protein eL36x-like isoform X1 produces the protein MPPALLKTGLFMGINKGHVVTKLELPPRPSDRKGMSILLPESDQFLCSSCFLLYIRRVKIETQKITKRVLFIRNMITEVAGFAPYEKRVTEILKVGKDKPALKVAKRKLGTHKRAKKKREEMSGVLRKMRYVSIFCSGSRDVANF